The Microcystis panniformis FACHB-1757 region TGCCCTGTTGCGAGGTTCGGCGGTGAATCATAATGGGGCTGCTGCCGGTTTAACCGTACCCAGTGGACCCGCCCAGCAAGAATTGCTCCGTCAAGCTCTAGCTGATGCCAGAATAGTCCCTGAAGATGTCAGCTACATAGAAGCTCATGGCACAGGCACTTCTTTAGGAGATCCCATCGAATTGAATGCCATTGCCTCAGTTTATGGAAAGCGCTCCGACCCCCTTTATGTCGCCTCAGTCAAAACCAATATCGGTCATCTTGAAGCCGCAGCTGGCATGGCTGGAATAATCAAAACAATTCTGATTCTTCAACAGGGTGAAATCCCCTCCCATCTTCACTTCCAAAGCCCTAATCCTCTGATTAATTGGGAAGATCATCCTATTAAAATTCCTACTCAAAATATACCTTGGCCGAATAACAATAAAGTCCCTATAGCTGGGGTAAGTTCTTTTGGTTTTTCAGGCACAAATGCCCATGTCATTGTTCAACAGGCACCCGTCAGCAAAATCTCAGAAATTCAACAACAAATTCCCAGTCATCTCTTAACCCTTTCAGCCCACAACAAAACCGCTTTAAAAGAATTAGCCACACGCTTCCATACCCTCCTAGAATCTCATCCTGAAATTGGAGATATTTGTTATAGTGCAGCTGTCGGAAGGATAGATTTACCTGAACGTTTAGCCATTGTTGGCGATACTTGTCCAGAATTACAACAAAGATTAACCGCTTTTGCTGAAGAAAAACCACTTGATGATTTGACTTTTTATCAACGTTTTACATCGGAAAAATCCCCTAAAATTGTTTTTCTTTTTACAGGGCAAGGGGCTTGTTATCCCGGCATGGGGCATCAACTCTATCAAACCCAGCCGACATTTCGTCAATATATTGATCAATGTGCCGAAATATTAGCGAAGTATTTAGACCATCCTTTAACTGAAATATTATTTGGTGAACAGACCGATTTACTCAATCAAACTGCTTACGCTCAACCGGCTATATTCGCCCTAGAATATTCCCTAACAATGCTATGGAAATCTTGGGGAATTACCCCCAGTTTACTGATTGGCCATAGTGTGGGAGAATATGTAGCAGCTTGTATCGCAGGAGTATTTAGCTTAGAAGCTGGACTCGCCTTAGTTGTCAAACGGGGGCAATTAATGCAAACCACGACCTCTGGGAAAATGGCTTCAATTTTTGCTGATGAAGAGACAGTAATTTCCCTAATTAAAAATTATACTCAAACAGTTTCAATAGCTGCCATTAATCACCCTCAACAGATTGTTATTGCTGGAGAAAGTGCCAGCATTGAGGAAGTTATTAGCACCTGCAAAAAGCAAAAAATTCCCGCTCAATATCTTCCCGTTACTCAGGCTTTTCATTCCCCTTTAATGGAGCCAATTTTAAAAGAATTTGAAAAAGAGGCTCGTCAAATTTCTTATCAACGCCCCCAAATTCTCTTACTTTCAGGACTTGATGGAGAGGTTTTAGAAAATGCACCAGATGCCACTTACTGGAGCAAACAATGCCGAGAACCAGTAAGATTTTTGTCGAGTTTAATAACCGCTTTCAACAAGGGATATAACCTATTTTTAGAAGTGGGACCAAGACCAATACTAGCAGAACAAGGTCGTCGTTATAAAGATGAGTTCATCTGGTTAAGTTCCCTCAATCGTGGCTTAGATAACTGGCAGACAATTCTTTCAGCCTTGGGACAACTCTACCTAAATGGCGCACCTTTCAATCCAGAACAATTCAATCGAAATTATGGCTATAAAAAAGTCAGATTGCCGAACTATCCCTTTCAAAGGAAACCTTTCCAATTTCAGCCTAATCCTCGAACAGAAAATCAGAGCATTGACAAAATATTCCTAGACGCACAAACCTCTAACCTTACCGATACCGAAACCACAGTTTTCAATATGCAAAAACATCAACAGGAAATCCGTAATCAATTAAAATCAATTTTGGCTTTACTTCTGAAAGAAGATGAGAACGAACTGCCGGAGGATGAGACATTACTAAACTTAGGAGCAGACTCAATTATCTTGACTGACTTTTCTCGCAAAATTGAAGAAAAATTTCAAGTCAAAGTGAAAATAGATCAACTCTTTACCGATTTACAAACTCTTGTTGATATCGCCGAATACCTCTGCCAATTTGTCAAAGAAAAACCCTTAGAAAATGCTTCAGAAATAACAGCTAAAGTTATCGATGACGAGACAGAATTAAGCAATTATCTGCAAGTCATTGATCAATTGCAACCCATCGCTACAGCCTATATCATCAAGGCTTTAGAGTCCTTAGGGAAAAAACTTAATCAAGGGGAACAATGGACAATAGAAACCCTAAGACAAACCTTACCTGTTGCCCCCAAATATCACATTTTGCTCAATCGTTATTTGCAGGATTTAGAGCAAGCTAATATTCTTCACAATCAAGGGAATATTTGGACTGTCAAAAACTTGCCTGAGTCTTTTTCCTTGCCCCAAGCCCTACAAAAGCTAGAAAAAACTTGTCCATCTGCAAAACCTGAATTAGAAATGTTGCAACGCTGCGGCGAAAATTTAGCAGAAGTTCTCAAGGGAAATATGGACCCCTTGACATTAATTTTCCCAGAAGGTTCCGTTGCTCATGCAGAAAGTATTTATGGCAATTCTCCCGTATCTCGATTGATGAATCAACGAGTTGCCCAAGCTATTAACCAGATTTTAACGAACTTTTCTAATAGTGATCGCCCCTATCAAATTCTCGAAATAGGAGGAGGAACTGGTGCCACTTCAGAAGCAATTCTTCACCACTTAAACCTCGATCATGTCACTTATTCTTTTAGCGAAGTTTCTCCCTTCTTACTGCATCAAGCTAGGCAAAAATTTCAGAAAAAATATAACCTAAACTTTCATCAACTAGACATTGAAAAGTCCCCCATTTCTCAGGGGATACCTGCCCATAATTATCATATTGTTGTGGCCGCTAACGTCCTTCATGCGACCCGAAATATTACAGAAACTCTAACCCATATTCGGGAACTTCTGCGCCCCGGCGGTTACTTAGTTCTCCTCGAAACCGTAGAAAATAACTCATGGCTGAATTTAACCTTTGGATTAACCCCCGGATGGTGGCGCTTTCAGGATCAAGAATTACGCTCAGACACTCCCTTATTAAGGGGTGAAAATTGGTGTTCCGTTTTAAAAAGTTGTGGGTTTGCTACGGCGAATAGTTTCTCTAAACAAAACAATATTCCCATTAACAATGGCCAAGAATTAATTCTTGCTTGTGTGCCAGATGAACCCCTCTCAATTCCTGCAAGGACTAAGCTTACTGTCTCCGGTGAAAGCTCCGGTAAAGAAGCCTTAATGATGGCTCAATTACAATCTTTAAAAGACCTAAAAGACCTCCATGAGAAAACCATTATCAAGCAATTAGAAGTTCTTCAAACTGCCACCGTCTCCCCCAGTATAGCCCCCGAAATATTAACGAATCAGACTCAAATCATTCCTGCCCAAAGCTCTAAAATAGAAACTTACCCGCCGGTTTCTCAAGAGAAGCCCAAATCTCCTGAGAAACCTAGTTCTCCCAATTTAAACCCCTTAGCCTTAAAGCTCACTGAGAACAAATCCTTAACCGAACAACAACAAGCCTTTATTCAAAATTTACAGAGTATTTATAACCAGAAAACCGCCAAATCAAAAGCCTATTCACAAAATAGCCGTAAGACAATGGTGGATGTTAAACCGACCATTGACTTCCGCATGGCCTTAAAAGAATTTCAATATCCCATTGTTTCAGAATCTGCTCAAGGGGCTTATTTTAAGGACATTGATGGCAATAATTACATTGACTTAGCTATGGGGTTTGGGGTTAACTTTTTTGGGCATAGTCCGGATTTTGTCATTGAAGCGGTTCAAGAACAAATGAACCGAGGAATAGGTTTAGGAATGCAGTCAAATCTGGCTGCCGAAACCGCCGCTTTAATTAGTGAAATGGGTCGAGTCGAAAGAGTCGCTTTTAGTAATACGGGAACCGAGGCGATTATGGCCGCTGTTCGCATTGCTCGCTCTCGTACAAAACGTCAAAAAATCGTTATGTTCGCCGGCTCCTACCATGGAACTTTTGACGGCATCTTAGCACGAGTAGGAGAAGATAAAACCACGACTCAACCCTTAAGTTTAGGCACTCCTTTAGGAATGGTTGAAGACATAATAGTCTTGAGTTATGGAGTTGAAGAAAGCCTCGATATTATTGCTACTCATGCTGATGATTTAGCCGCCGTATTAGTCGAACCAGTTCAAAGTCGCAAACCCGATTTACAGCCTCAAGAATTTCTGCAAAAACTACGACAAATAACCCATAAAAAAGGGATCACACTCATTTTTGATGAAATTATTACCGGCTTTCGGATTGCTCCGGGAGGAGCGCAAGAATGGTTCAATGTTGAAGCTGATATAGTCATTTATGGTAAGGCCATTGGAGGAGGTTTACCAATTAGTATGATCTGCGGTAAAGCAGATTTCTTAGATACCGTTGACGGCGGTTTCTGGCAATACGGAGATGACTCTCATCCCCAAACCGAGTTAACCGCTTTTGGGGGAACTTTTTGTCGTCATCCTTTAGCCCTTGCTGCTTGTCGTGCTGTGCTTTTACATCTTCAAGAAAACAGTCCAACGATTCAAGAAAAAGTGAATCAATTAACTCATCGATTAGCCACCGAAGTCAATCAGTTTTTTCAAGAAATAGGCATTCCGATTCGGGTTGTTAATTTTGGATCTTTATTCCGCTTTGAACCCTTTGGAGCTTATAGTATCTTCTTACAACCCATCGAATTACCCCTCTTTTATTACCTATTAAATCTTCAAGGAATCTACACATGGGAAAAACGAGTTTGTTTTCTCTCCACCTGCCATACTAATGAAGATATAGACAAAGTTATAGTAGCCGTCAAAGAAGCGATTACGGAATTGCAGCAAGCTGGTTTTTTTGCTAATGCTAAACGCCCCCAAGTCAAGAAAGAAGAAAAAAAGCCCCTCTCTGAAGATGAAGATGGTAGGGGACATCTACCATCTTTAAATCAGTCCTTTCCCACCAGTGAAGCTCAACGTCAACTTTGGTTATTAGCTGAATTAGACCGTAATGCTTCAGCATCCTATAACGTCACAACATCTCTAGAATTACTAGGTTCTTTAGATGTTTACATTTTAGAAAAAACGATTAATCAAGTTATTAATCGCCATGAAGCTTTGCGAACCAAAATTATAGAACAAGGAGAATTACAGGAAGTTGTCAATGAAGTTAAAATTAAATTAAACCTCATTGATTTGAAGGATGAAGATAATCCCGAAGCGACGGCCTTAGCGTTACGATCTCAGTTTTCCCAAAAACCCTTTGACCTGTCGATTGCTCCTTTATTTGCTGTGATTTTAATGCGCTTAAAATCTGACCATTATCTGCTCTCTTTAAAAACTCATCATATTGTGGCAGATGGTTGGTCACTAGGATTAATTTTGCAGGAAATTGGTCAACTTTATTCATCCCCAAATAACACAACTAAAGAGGTTCTCACACCACCGATGCAGTTTCGGCAATATTTAACCTTGCGAGCGCAAGAGACGCAAAGTCCGCAAATGTTAGAGCATCGGGATTTTTGGTTGAAAACCTATCAGGAAGAGCTGCCAACCTTTGAGCTTCCCACCGACTTTCCCCGTCCCGCCGTTAAAACCTACACTGGCGGCCAAGAAAGTCAAGTCATTCCCTCGGAAGTTGGGCAAAATTTGCAGAAAGTAGGACGCAAAAATAAAGCTACATTATTTATGACGATGTTCGCCGCTTATACTGCTTTTTTGCGTCGAATTTCTGGCCATAAGGATTTAGTCATTGGTATTCCTATTTCTGGGCGACAAATAGAAGGTAGTGACAACTTAGTAGGCTTTTGTTCTCAATTTTTACCCCTGCGGATACAAGTCGATGCTACCACCTCTTTTATTGAACATTTACAACACACTAAACAAACCCTGATCGACGCTTTTCGCCATCAGAGTTATACTTTAGAGGATTTATTAGCAGCTTTACAATTACCTAGAGATTTTTCTCGTTCTCCTCTCATTTCGGTATCTTTTAACATGGATCCTAGTTTAACTCTGCCTGAGTTTAAAGACTTAAAAGTATCCTTGCCACCGTCACCGATTGCTTACACCCCTTTTGATCTAGGATTTAACTTAATTGAACTTAATGATAACCTCATTATTTACTGCAATTACAATACAGAACTCTTTAAAAAAGAGACAATTAAACAATTTATTGAAAGCTTTGAAATTTTGCTGAGGGGAATCATTGAGGATGCTAATCATCTTCTTTATCAGTTACCTTTATTAACCCCAGTCCAACAAGAGAAGTTACTCAGACAATTAACCGGAAAAACTCGCAAACTCCCTGAGAAAGCCACCATCATTGATGACTTTGTAGCTCAAGTTAAATTAACCCCTAATGCTCCCGCCCTAATTGCGGGAAAAATTAGCCTTAGCTATCAAGAATTAAATGAAAAAGTCAATCGTCTTACCCATTATTTACAGCAGGAATATCAGCTAGGTGTAGGAAAAGTGATTGGGGTCATGCTCCAGCGTAATCACAACTTAATCATCGGGATTCTGGCTACCTTTAAAACTGGAGCGACTTACGTTCCTATAGACTCTCAATATCCTCACAGTCGCATTGAGTTTATTTTAAAAGATAGTGGCTGTCATGTTTGCCTAACGGAGAGTAATTTTATCTCTAAGTTACCTGAAAAAATGGAAAAAATTTGCTTAGATAAAATTGATCCTATTGTTGAAAAATATGACAAAGATGAGCCTAAAATATTTCGCAATTCTAGCCAAACTGCTTATATTTTTTACACTTCAGGATCAACTGGTAATCCTAAAGGAGTCATGGGCCGTCACATCTCAATTTTGAATGTTATTCAAAGCTTACGACTTACCTTTGATTTAGATAAACATCCTGAATGGCGCTATATTTTCACAGCTGCTGTTACTCATGATCCATCTATTCGTAATATTTTTCTCCCC contains the following coding sequences:
- a CDS encoding non-ribosomal peptide synthetase/type I polyketide synthase; protein product: MATTLSKMEVMQARINELETRQSEAIAVVGMACRFPGGINSPEKYWSFCQAGLDAIVEVPKSRWDISELYSQEPTLGKMNTAYGGFLQENITEFDARFFSISAREAASMDPQQRLLLEVAWEALENANLPLKNLADNKVGVFVGITSIDHALKVYGTNYDQIDSFFGTGNALSAAAGRLSYFLNLHGPCLSIDAACASSLVAVHQGIRSLRNRECELALVGGVNLILEPAITISLSQSGMMSPDGRCKTFDASANGYVRGEGCGVLILKTLSEAQKNGDHILALLRGSAVNHNGAAAGLTVPSGPAQQELLRQALADARIVPEDVSYIEAHGTGTSLGDPIELNAIASVYGKRSDPLYVASVKTNIGHLEAAAGMAGIIKTILILQQGEIPSHLHFQSPNPLINWEDHPIKIPTQNIPWPNNNKVPIAGVSSFGFSGTNAHVIVQQAPVSKISEIQQQIPSHLLTLSAHNKTALKELATRFHTLLESHPEIGDICYSAAVGRIDLPERLAIVGDTCPELQQRLTAFAEEKPLDDLTFYQRFTSEKSPKIVFLFTGQGACYPGMGHQLYQTQPTFRQYIDQCAEILAKYLDHPLTEILFGEQTDLLNQTAYAQPAIFALEYSLTMLWKSWGITPSLLIGHSVGEYVAACIAGVFSLEAGLALVVKRGQLMQTTTSGKMASIFADEETVISLIKNYTQTVSIAAINHPQQIVIAGESASIEEVISTCKKQKIPAQYLPVTQAFHSPLMEPILKEFEKEARQISYQRPQILLLSGLDGEVLENAPDATYWSKQCREPVRFLSSLITAFNKGYNLFLEVGPRPILAEQGRRYKDEFIWLSSLNRGLDNWQTILSALGQLYLNGAPFNPEQFNRNYGYKKVRLPNYPFQRKPFQFQPNPRTENQSIDKIFLDAQTSNLTDTETTVFNMQKHQQEIRNQLKSILALLLKEDENELPEDETLLNLGADSIILTDFSRKIEEKFQVKVKIDQLFTDLQTLVDIAEYLCQFVKEKPLENASEITAKVIDDETELSNYLQVIDQLQPIATAYIIKALESLGKKLNQGEQWTIETLRQTLPVAPKYHILLNRYLQDLEQANILHNQGNIWTVKNLPESFSLPQALQKLEKTCPSAKPELEMLQRCGENLAEVLKGNMDPLTLIFPEGSVAHAESIYGNSPVSRLMNQRVAQAINQILTNFSNSDRPYQILEIGGGTGATSEAILHHLNLDHVTYSFSEVSPFLLHQARQKFQKKYNLNFHQLDIEKSPISQGIPAHNYHIVVAANVLHATRNITETLTHIRELLRPGGYLVLLETVENNSWLNLTFGLTPGWWRFQDQELRSDTPLLRGENWCSVLKSCGFATANSFSKQNNIPINNGQELILACVPDEPLSIPARTKLTVSGESSGKEALMMAQLQSLKDLKDLHEKTIIKQLEVLQTATVSPSIAPEILTNQTQIIPAQSSKIETYPPVSQEKPKSPEKPSSPNLNPLALKLTENKSLTEQQQAFIQNLQSIYNQKTAKSKAYSQNSRKTMVDVKPTIDFRMALKEFQYPIVSESAQGAYFKDIDGNNYIDLAMGFGVNFFGHSPDFVIEAVQEQMNRGIGLGMQSNLAAETAALISEMGRVERVAFSNTGTEAIMAAVRIARSRTKRQKIVMFAGSYHGTFDGILARVGEDKTTTQPLSLGTPLGMVEDIIVLSYGVEESLDIIATHADDLAAVLVEPVQSRKPDLQPQEFLQKLRQITHKKGITLIFDEIITGFRIAPGGAQEWFNVEADIVIYGKAIGGGLPISMICGKADFLDTVDGGFWQYGDDSHPQTELTAFGGTFCRHPLALAACRAVLLHLQENSPTIQEKVNQLTHRLATEVNQFFQEIGIPIRVVNFGSLFRFEPFGAYSIFLQPIELPLFYYLLNLQGIYTWEKRVCFLSTCHTNEDIDKVIVAVKEAITELQQAGFFANAKRPQVKKEEKKPLSEDEDGRGHLPSLNQSFPTSEAQRQLWLLAELDRNASASYNVTTSLELLGSLDVYILEKTINQVINRHEALRTKIIEQGELQEVVNEVKIKLNLIDLKDEDNPEATALALRSQFSQKPFDLSIAPLFAVILMRLKSDHYLLSLKTHHIVADGWSLGLILQEIGQLYSSPNNTTKEVLTPPMQFRQYLTLRAQETQSPQMLEHRDFWLKTYQEELPTFELPTDFPRPAVKTYTGGQESQVIPSEVGQNLQKVGRKNKATLFMTMFAAYTAFLRRISGHKDLVIGIPISGRQIEGSDNLVGFCSQFLPLRIQVDATTSFIEHLQHTKQTLIDAFRHQSYTLEDLLAALQLPRDFSRSPLISVSFNMDPSLTLPEFKDLKVSLPPSPIAYTPFDLGFNLIELNDNLIIYCNYNTELFKKETIKQFIESFEILLRGIIEDANHLLYQLPLLTPVQQEKLLRQLTGKTRKLPEKATIIDDFVAQVKLTPNAPALIAGKISLSYQELNEKVNRLTHYLQQEYQLGVGKVIGVMLQRNHNLIIGILATFKTGATYVPIDSQYPHSRIEFILKDSGCHVCLTESNFISKLPEKMEKICLDKIDPIVEKYDKDEPKIFRNSSQTAYIFYTSGSTGNPKGVMGRHISILNVIQSLRLTFDLDKHPEWRYIFTAAVTHDPSIRNIFLPLTIGASLYMYEIKYIGHLVSFLQENQINALHTTPSIYREILGLLEPGETISSLKYISVGGEKLDRETALALRKRFPAEIISNVYGSTETCVGVSQYEIKENLDSEIPLGQVFHNNRLGVLDEFNNPVPLHVIGEICVEGAALASGYHNQPEMTQEKFKPSFLDETQTLFRTGDLGKQTAPGIIEFMGRKDNQVKVNGYRIDPGEIEYQLTRYAPIERAIVLPVQVNNQTQLSAYCQTDKTLEIAEIRELLAKFLPVYMIPSYFIFLKQFPLTRHGKLDLHSLRELRETGKSLVNSNYVAPRNYLESNLVSIWEKILSKHPIGIFDNFFEIGGHSLLLSRVVTRVHKELNVSVKLADFFKVPTIAGLATLISQTQYNYQEPISAIPPQKSYPMSHGQRRLWALEFLAQNHNAYGMPSAYQFKGNLNIDAFENAFQQLIQRHEILRTTFTLINNQPRQVVHNQMNFVIKQIDLTAYVSTEQENLIEEAISHNAKTTFDLEVGPLLKVNLLKLSQENYIVLFNMHHIISDGWSAGVLIKDFLSHYHAYGQENSQLMPPLRIHYKDYTSWQESQLETSKLQDQRDYWLAKLTPVPVRLNLPVDYPRPPVKSFQGNTITWQPEPELIDTFEKLIKAQEASLFMGLVSLVKSFLFRYTEQNEITIGSAIAGRNHPDLEDQIGFYVNTLVLRDQIADHDSFTDVLSKVKTTTLEAYDNQDYPFDQIVSDLNLQRDPSRNALFDVAIVLQNNQNIDLALNGITVNSIDPKMITAKFDLEFIFVEEEELYLKLIYNTDIFIHERILLIIDLFKNWLEQVLKFAHEPLINLSLASSENLIQEGQELFTEDFNF